The following proteins are co-located in the Gorilla gorilla gorilla isolate KB3781 chromosome 7, NHGRI_mGorGor1-v2.1_pri, whole genome shotgun sequence genome:
- the KCTD9 gene encoding BTB/POZ domain-containing protein KCTD9 isoform X1 — translation MRRVTLFLNGSPKNGKVVAVYGTLSDLLSVASSKLGIKATSVYNGKGGLIDDIALIRDDDVLFVCEGEPFIDPQTDSKPPEGLLGFHTDWLTLNVGGRYFTTTRSTLVNKEPDSMLAHMFKDKGVWGNKQDHRGAFLIDRSPEYFEPILNYLRHGQLIVNDGINLLGVLEEARFFGIDSLIEHLEVAIKNSQPPEDHSPISRKEFVRFLLATPTKSELRCQGLNFSGADLSRLDLRYINFKMANLSRCNLAHANLCCANLERADLSGSVLDCANLQGVKMLCSNAEGASLKLCNFEDPSGLKANLEGANLKGVDMEGSQMTGINLRVATLKNAKLKNCNLRGATLAGTDLENCDLSGCDLQEANLRGSNVKGAIFEEMLTPLHMSQSVR, via the exons GTGGTTGCTGTATATGGAACTTTATCTGATTTGCTTTCTGTGGCCAGCAGTAAACTCGGCATAAAAGCCACCAGTGTGTATAATGGGAAAGGTGGACTGATTGATGATATTGCTTTGATCAG GGATGatgatgttttgtttgtttgtgaagGAGAGCCATTTATTG ATCCTCAGACAGATTCTAAGCCTCCTGAGGGATTGTTAGGATTCCACACAGACTGGCTGACATTAAATGTTGGAGGGCGGTACTTTACAACTACAcg GAGCACTTTAGTGAATAAAGAACCTGACAGTATGCTGGCCCACATGTTTAAGGACAAAG GTGTCTGGGGAAACAAGCAAGATCATAGAGGAGCTTTCTTAATTGACCGAAGTCCTGAGTACTTCGAACCCATTTTGAACTACTTGCGTCATGGACAGCTCATTGTAAACGATGGCATTAATTTATTGG GTGTGTTAGAAGAAGCAAGATTTTTTGGTATTGACTCCTTGATTGAACACCTAGAAGTGGCAATAAAG AATTCTCAACCACCGGAGGATCATTCACCAATATCCCGAAAGGAATTTGTCCGATTTTTGCTAGCAACTCCAACCAAGTCAGAACTGCGATGCCAG GGTTTGAACTTCAGTGGTGCTGATCTTTCTCGTTTGGACCTTCGATACATTAACTTCAAAATGGCCAATTTAAGCCGCTGTAATCTTGCACATGCAAATCTTTGCTGTGCAAATCTTGAACGAGCTGATCTCTCTGGATCAGTGCTTGAC tGTGCGAATCTCCAGGGAGTCAAGATGCTCTGTTCTAATGCAGAAGGAGCATCCCTGAAACTGTGTAATTTTGAGGATCCTTCTGGTCTTAAAGCCAATTTAGAAG GTGCTAATCTGAAAGGTGTGGATATGGAAGGAAGTCAGATGACAGGAATTAATCTGAGAGTGGCTACCTTAAAAAATGCAAAGTTGAAGAACTGTAACCTCAGAGGAGCAACTCTGGCAGGAACTGATTTAGAG AATTGTGATCTGTCTGGGTGTGATCTTCAAGAAGCCAACCTGAGAGGGTCCAACGTGAAGGGAGCTATATTTGAAGAGATGCTGACACCACTACACATGTCACAAAGTGTCAGATGA
- the KCTD9 gene encoding BTB/POZ domain-containing protein KCTD9 isoform X2, which translates to MLAHMFKDKGVWGNKQDHRGAFLIDRSPEYFEPILNYLRHGQLIVNDGINLLGVLEEARFFGIDSLIEHLEVAIKNSQPPEDHSPISRKEFVRFLLATPTKSELRCQGLNFSGADLSRLDLRYINFKMANLSRCNLAHANLCCANLERADLSGSVLDCANLQGVKMLCSNAEGASLKLCNFEDPSGLKANLEGANLKGVDMEGSQMTGINLRVATLKNAKLKNCNLRGATLAGTDLENCDLSGCDLQEANLRGSNVKGAIFEEMLTPLHMSQSVR; encoded by the exons ATGCTGGCCCACATGTTTAAGGACAAAG GTGTCTGGGGAAACAAGCAAGATCATAGAGGAGCTTTCTTAATTGACCGAAGTCCTGAGTACTTCGAACCCATTTTGAACTACTTGCGTCATGGACAGCTCATTGTAAACGATGGCATTAATTTATTGG GTGTGTTAGAAGAAGCAAGATTTTTTGGTATTGACTCCTTGATTGAACACCTAGAAGTGGCAATAAAG AATTCTCAACCACCGGAGGATCATTCACCAATATCCCGAAAGGAATTTGTCCGATTTTTGCTAGCAACTCCAACCAAGTCAGAACTGCGATGCCAG GGTTTGAACTTCAGTGGTGCTGATCTTTCTCGTTTGGACCTTCGATACATTAACTTCAAAATGGCCAATTTAAGCCGCTGTAATCTTGCACATGCAAATCTTTGCTGTGCAAATCTTGAACGAGCTGATCTCTCTGGATCAGTGCTTGAC tGTGCGAATCTCCAGGGAGTCAAGATGCTCTGTTCTAATGCAGAAGGAGCATCCCTGAAACTGTGTAATTTTGAGGATCCTTCTGGTCTTAAAGCCAATTTAGAAG GTGCTAATCTGAAAGGTGTGGATATGGAAGGAAGTCAGATGACAGGAATTAATCTGAGAGTGGCTACCTTAAAAAATGCAAAGTTGAAGAACTGTAACCTCAGAGGAGCAACTCTGGCAGGAACTGATTTAGAG AATTGTGATCTGTCTGGGTGTGATCTTCAAGAAGCCAACCTGAGAGGGTCCAACGTGAAGGGAGCTATATTTGAAGAGATGCTGACACCACTACACATGTCACAAAGTGTCAGATGA